In Metopolophium dirhodum isolate CAU chromosome 7, ASM1992520v1, whole genome shotgun sequence, one genomic interval encodes:
- the LOC132948666 gene encoding phosphatidylinositol 3-kinase catalytic subunit type 3, with the protein MTNNLNSTFNYVYSCSLETNVQIKIGTLEGIKHNIDYEKILSDPMKKFSGLYQKHISDLVVYCQVYSDSKPLSLPVSTSYKHFTNRWSWNEWVILPIQFSDLPRNALLTLTVYDCAGPTTMTAVGGTSISLFGKHGVFRQGMIDLRVWPDRETDGNISSTPGKCLSDTNRMQSLAKLAKQHRNGNIPEVDWLDRLTFREIELINEKEKKTSNYPYLMIEFPEIISNGTVYSVVHYEQDGDEIYPFRVNPDIVTVPDAEVMQENLVESKHHKLARSLRSGISDKDAKPTATIRDMLNTIVGYPPTKILTTEEQDLIWKYRFYLCNQKKALTKFLECVNWKLHGEAMQALDMMYQWAPMDVDDSLRLLSPAFKHSLVRKYAVERLQQATDEDLLLYLLQLVQALKYENFEHINNSLKLMEDKYPVTDSLTESVSGLSLKDSCDSNIACTINHFEMCKPEDMDLARFLIHRASKNFSLANYFYWYLMIECEDQDSTIKQDIRVRNMYLSVMKTFLMTLYNGSAECQRIHGMLTRQQNFIDRLVRIIKTVARESGNRKKKIDKLQALLGETDTKFSFISFEPLHLPLDPSIHITGIVPEKAVLFKSALMPSRLTFMVQDNKEYVAIFKHGDDLRQDQLILQIITLMDKLLRSENLDLKLTPYRVLATSTRHGFVQFVNSLPVAEILATEGSIQNYFRKTHPNENAPFGISSDIMENYIKSCAGYCVITYLLGVGDRHFDNLLLTSTGKLFHIDFGYILGRDPKPLPPPMKLSKEMVEAMGGVNSEHYHEFRKLCYTAFLHLRRHANLILNLFSLMVDASVPDIALEPDKTVNKVQDKFRLDLGDEEAVHYFQNLLDVSVTAVMAVLVEQLHKFAQYWRK; encoded by the coding sequence ATGACTAATAATCTGAATAGCACTTTTAACTATGTGTACAGTTGTTCATTAGAGACAAATGTTCAGATAAAAATTGGAACTCTTGAAGGTATCAAACACAACATTGACTATGAAAAAATACTTAGTGATCCAATGAAAAAATTTTCTGGCTTATATCAAAAGCATATTTCTGATCTGGTGGTATACTGCCAAGTATACAGCGACAGTAAACCACTTAGCTTACCAGTTTCGACTTCTTACAAACATTTTACTAACCGTTGGAGCTGGAATGAATGGGTTATATTACCAATACAGTTTAGTGATCTGCCAAGGAATGCATTATTAACACTGACAGTGTATGACTGTGCTGGACCAACTACTATGACAGCGGTTGGCGGTACATCTATATCATTGTTTGGCAAACACGGTGTTTTTCGACAAGGTATGATTGATCTCAGAGTATGGCCTGATAGAGAAACTGATGGTAATATTTCTTCTACACCGGGCAAGTGTTTATCAGACACTAATCGTATGCAATCGTTGGCTAAATTGGCCAAACAGCATAGAAACGGCAATATACCTGAAGTTGACTGGTTGGACAGATTGACATTTAGAGAGATTGAACTTAtcaatgaaaaagaaaaaaagaccTCCAATTATCCTTATTTGATGATAGAATTTCCAGAAATTATATCAAACGGTACTGTCTATAGTGTTGTGCATTATGAACAAGACGGTGATGAAATATACCCGTTTAGAGTTAACCCAGATATAGTTACTGTACCGGATGCTGAAGTAATGCAGGAAaatttagttgaaagtaaacaTCATAAACTTGCCAGAAGTTTAAGAAGTGGTATATCTGACAAGGATGCAAAACCAACCGCAACAATAAGGGATATGTTAAATACTATTGTTGGATACCCccctacaaaaatattaacaacgGAAGAACAAGATCTGATATGGAAGTATCGATTTTACCTATGTAATCAAAAAAAAGCTCTAACAAAATTTCTAGAATGTGTTAACTGGAAATTGCACGGAGAGGCTATGCAGGCATTAGATATGATGTATCAATGGGCTCCAATGGATGTAGACGACTCATTGCGTTTATTAAGTCCTGCATTCAAACATTCATTAGTACGCAAATATGCTGTAGAACGATTACAACAAGCAACTGATGAAGATTTACTCCtgtatttattacagttggttCAAGCTCTTAAGTATGAGAACTTTGAACATATCAACAACAGCTTAAAGTTAATGGAAGATAAATATCCTGTAACCGATAGTCTGACAGAGTCAGTATCCGGATTAAGTTTAAAAGACAGCTGTGACAGTAATATCGCTTGTACAATTAATCATTTTGAAATGTGTAAGCCTGAAGATATGGACCTGGCACGTTTTTTGATTCATAGAGCAAGCAAAAACTTCAGTTtggctaattatttttattggtatttgaTGATTGAATGTGAAGATCAAGACTCTACTATTAAACAAGATATACGTGTTCGTAACATGTATTTAAGtgttatgaaaacatttttgatgACTTTGTATAATGGTAGTGCAGAATGTCAGCGAATACATGGAATGTTGACACgtcaacaaaattttattgatcGTTTAGTTAGAATTATCAAAACTGTTGCCAGGGAAAGTGGcaaccgtaaaaaaaaaatcgataagcTGCAAGCATTATTAGGTGAAACAGAtacaaaatttagttttatatcatTTGAACCTCTACATTTGCCACTTGACCCTAGTATACATATTACAGGGATAGTTCCTGAAAAAGCAGTTCTCTTTAAGTCTGCCCTAATGCCTTCAAGACTCACATTCATGGTACAAGACAACAAAGAGTATGTAGCTATTTTTAAACACGGCGATGATTTGCGACAAGATCAACTCATATTACAGATCATCACGCTCATGGATAAACTTTTAAGAAGTGAAAACTTAGATTTGAAACTTACTCCATACAGAGTGTTGGCAACAAGCACACGACATGGTTTTGTGCAGTTTGTAAATTCACTACCTGTTGCTGAAATATTAGCAACTGAAGGCTCAATCCAAAATTATTTCCGTAAGACCCATCCAAATGAGAATGCACCCTTTGGAATATCTTCTGATATCATGGagaattatataaaaagttGTGCTGGATATTgtgttataacatatttattggGAGTCGGTGATCgtcattttgataatttattattgacttCAACGGGTAAACTGTTTCACATAGATTTTGGATACATATTGGGTAGAGACCCTAAACCATTGCCCCCGCCCATGAAACTAAGCAAAGAAATGGTGGAAGCAATGGGCGGTGTCAACAGTGAACATTATCATGaattcagaaaattatgttatacTGCGTTTTTGCACTTGAGGCGCCATGCTAATCTTATACTAAATCTTTTCTCATTGATGGTAGATGCCAGCGTCCCAGATATTGCACTCGAACCGGATAAGACTGTTAATAAAGTCCAAGACAAATTCAGACTGGATTTGGGTGATGAAGAAGCTGTTCATTATTTCCAAAATCTATTAGATGTGTCTGTTACTGCTGTGATGGCAGTACTTGTTGAACAGTTGCATAAATTTGCTCAATATTggagaaaataa